A region of the Esox lucius isolate fEsoLuc1 chromosome 10, fEsoLuc1.pri, whole genome shotgun sequence genome:
AGCTAGTAGATCGCTATCAATAAACAGTCTGCGTGACgattcagcaccatggacagtgGCCGTAGCTAATGCATCTTCACGGGTCCCAAATGTTGTTTTCAAGCAATCTTTAGATAGCAAGCTAaccagttagctagctatcctTGGCAGCCCTCGGATGACAGCGACACATTTCACAACACTGCTTCAGTCTAGGTAGTACCAAGGACAACTAAtgattttttatgattataTAATTCCAAtgatcaatatttttttcatatgattTTGGTGAGTTTAAGAAATGAaaaaacgaaccttcgttcaggaTGCTTTCAGGGATCTGTGTAGAACTACAATTTCCGCTTCCGTCTGCACTCGCCACCTGTACCTAGTAATATCAATGTTCCAATTTAATGATCGCAATGATTTCGTGATATTACGTTTCTGTCACATGATTATGTTGAGACGAAAAATCTCAcaggttatttatttatttttaatagatTTTATAGGGTTTATGGCCTCgcatttgacaaaaaatatgtacagaTAAACAGCTATGTATTGCACATTTGCTGTAAGCTATTGGCTTCGCGGGGTGCCGGTGATAAACGCAGCCTATGTGCATACGAAAGGAGGGGTGCATTTTAGAGTGAACAGGGGGATGTGCGCAGGGTCAATACATCCATTGATGGCACACGGCTCTGGAATCCCCGTCACGTCACCGCCGTCTTGTGGCTTGTGAGTGCAGGCCATCCGAAATAAACGAAAGGACCGATAAATGAGACACAcatcaaattaatttacatcAAGATGGCGACCGAGGGCGAATACGAGTCAATCCTTTGCGTTAAACCCGATGTAAACGTTTATCGCATACCACCGAGGGCTACAAATCGTGGATACAGGTACCTCAAATCGTCAATTTGTGGGGTGTTGGACAAAAAAGCGCGTTGATTCTAGCATAgtgctgcattgtgtgtgtgtgatgtatcAGTCAGTTCGCCCAGTGACGTTTAGATTACTGCAATTGATGTGTGTCTAATATTTGTTTTGCGTAGGCCTATGACTCACTAATTATTCTGCCCCATTGGAAATATTGATTACACTACAGCTGGCATCAATTAGGGGGTGTCGACGGTGAATGACACGATAATCGATCTATTTGCGTTTGCTATTGAACAGCATAGTTTAACAATATTATGTATTAGCGTTGACAGCAAATTTTAAAGTGTAAACATCTATAGGGATGAAGAGTTGTATATACTTGGGTAAATTGCCCTATTCTCGTCAGTACTAGCTCGTTCTACGCCAGccatattattataataataacactgATTACAGAGTTGCTCAAATAAtgaaaccattgtctgtgtaAACTGCAGCTGGGACGAACTATAAGTCTCTCACCAGACTACGGTGTTCTGTCTGCCCTATATGTTGCCCAGTATCATGTATGCTGAAGGGTTTTAATTAAGATTCTCCAAAACCATACAAAATCTGGTATGATATGAATTGGCATCTGTGATTTTAGTAGTTTTGCTTCAGCCTTCTGGCATTATAAGTAGACAATTAGGTCAATTCCAAAGTCTCCTTGCTGTTAGTTACTGGTTATTAGAACAGAGTTTCTTATTCTCACtccaaaaaaattattgataAATGTGATTTATAGATGTATTGTCAGGACATGGGACCTGCCCCTAACATGCCAATGGCCCACTTTTGCATCCTGACGCATAGTTTTAAGAAACCCTAAATTAGTGTAGAGTATAAGAAACACAATTCGGAGTTACAGAAGTTGGTCTGAGGACAGTTTGAATAGGCAAAGTTTACTTTCCATCCACTGTCATTCCTGATCGGCCCTGTCACTGGCTGCCTTGGACCTGGGTGCTTCCTTTAGGGCAGCAGACTGGAAGCTGGATGTTCCTGATTGGTCAGGTCGAATGCGGATCACGGCCAAAGGGAAAGTGGCCTACATCAAACTGGAGGACAAAGTCTCGGGTGAGAGAGAGTTGTGGTtatgtgttattgtttttgtggCACAAGCACTCTTCTGTCCCAACATTGCTAGTCTGGGACACTTTTAATCTGACCTGTAAAATGATCATCGCACATCATGTCCTTGTGGTCTGTTATTCTGCCTGTCTTCTCCCATGCTACAGGGGAGCTGTTCGCCCAGGCCCCTGTAACAGAGTACCCCGGCATCGCAGTGGAAACCGTAAGCGACTCCAGTCGCTACTTTGTCCTACGAATACAGGATGACAAtggtttgtatgtttgttcatAGTTGCCAGTCTTTTACCTGGGTCCTATAGTGCTCTGTCTGCTTCCAGTTGTGTCAGCTCAATGTCAGGGCACTCATGAAGCTATGCTGACCTATTATCTCAGGCCGCAGTGCATTCATTGGTGTTGGATTCGGAGACCGAGGGGACTCTTTTGACTTCAACGTATCTCTGCAGGATCACTTTAAGTAAGTTTTGGAGGGGTTCCCTACAAGGATATTGTGACTGTCAGGGTACTCGGACACTGGTGCTTCAATGTCACCCGCTACTAACGATCTTGCATGATGTGGTCTATCTGTAGCATTAGCTGCCAGCCAAAACTGTTTCACTGAGATTGCTTTTTCCAGTGTCAGTGCTTAGTAAGTTAATatcatgtgtgcgtgtgtgtgtgttacaggtgGGTGAAACAGGAGAATGAGATAAGCAAAAACCCACAGGGGGCTGCTTCGGGACCAAAGCTGGACTTGGGATTTAAAGAAGGACAAACAATTACCCTTAATATTGGGGTAGAgacctttaaaaaaatgaatcacATCTTATGGTAGACCCTGACTGAAAAGGGATTTGGTTTAATGTCCAATCCAGTAATCAGTATGTTTCAGCTAATGTAAATAGCCTTAATGGGGCTGCTGAGGCTGGCAATGACAGGATACACAGATGAGACCTCTTTCCATCACTATGGCCTCATCCTTTCTCTTTTCCAGCAAGGCAAAAAGAGGGATAAGCCACGCCCACAGGGGGTAGGTGGGTTTGGtcttctaccaccaccaccgaAAGGAAAGAtagctcctcctccttcctctggcTTCTCCAATCACAACACAGTGCCGCAAACTGGAAGCTCAGAGACCGGTACTGCAATTGAAACTCTTAATAGAGCCATGATAATATTTTCTCCACAGCTTAATTATTAATGAATTATTGCAAGCTTTGATGGAATTTCATTAGTAGCTTTGATAATTAATTATCTCTATATTTATCCCTAGGTTGTTTGCTAGAGCTGGACAGTAGTAACTCTAACACTATGGTCCAATCATCCAATCCCAGCACTGACCTTTGGGGGGACTTTTCCACTTCTGCAAGGTATGATTTTAGAACTGCGATGGACCATATAGCTTATTTCAGTTATTCTTCATGTTATTATATGACTGTTAATGTAGTGTAACAGTAATGCTTTAGGTTCTCTGTCAATCTGCCTTTACAAATTGTCTTTATCTTTAGTTCGCTCCCACCAACAACAAGACAGGAGAAAACTCCAAATTGGGGCCAGTTTTGAGTCCACGGCATTGCACATTTCATTTGTCGTCATCGCCGAAAGCACCGCCGCCTTCTGTCACTACAACACAATCACAGCAAACTGTCCAAGAGACAAAGGATGCCATGAACTTGTAGAAAGTCTTTATCAAATATGGATGTAGGCTATATTCTCTTTACAAAGTTTAAAATAATAGTCAGAATATATTAGGGATAATTTGGTATAATAGTGCAAATTTCATGCAAATGATCgatattagattttttgttgGTTTATGGGTGAACTAAGGGCTATGATGATAGGACCTTCAATTTCATGTTATCACGAGAGTAGCAACAATATTTCAGTTCTGCCTTTTATCTGGCAACTGTGCGGTCTTGTTAATGTTTATCTAACCATCATGACATGCTTGATATCGAGGGTAGCTCATAGGAAATACCAGGATTTTATGgaggttctttttttctcttgtcATAGGGAACAGTAAGGAATTCTCTAGCAATTTCTCAAGAATTCTCTAGCAATGAAAGGCATTGATTAGAAAGTTGTTCAGttcttttctcctctgtcccACTCAAAGCGGGCAATTGTTCATGACACCTCTAGTATTGGATGTTTTCCTTTCTGGGTGAAGGGGAAATAATGGAATAGGGCTCATGAGTGGTCTAATCAGTTGTGATTGCATTGACCCCTCGCTTTTGGCCTTTTAGTGAGGAGATAGTTTAGCTCTGTCCACTTTGCTGCAGAAACTAAATGTAGCACTCTAGAGTCCATTTGGAGGTAGGCAGTGGAGATTTTATGTACActggaggaaaatgtgttaaaGAATGAATCTTGTTAAAGAATGAAAAGAACACAGGCATATAAAACCTATGGTATGCACAAATGTGCTTTTCAATGTTTCATGTGTACTGTATGAGTACTTCATAAGCCAGATGTCTGACTTGGCCTACTCCTTCACTTATgtccaacacaaaaaaaacaaccaagcTATGAGATATAACGACTGTTTAACATAGTTATATGATGAATGTGTGCCAACGGCCACTACTTTTGTGGAGCATGTGCTGCTGAATATTGCTAAATGCTATTGGGATTCAATTACTAAATCGCCCCATCAATAGTGTTTACCTTACCTGGAACATGATTTCACAGCTTTGTCATTCCATGATTACAGTAACGTCCGCAGAGACATATGATTTATTGCCTGGTTTACCATGGCTTATCATGACATGTGAAAGTGGCAATAAAAACCTTCAAAGGATTTGTTGTGTCTTAGTGAAACGTATGGATTTAGCATTGCTGGAACAGTTTGGAATTTGAATAAGCTTTTAGggtacatttttaaaactttttttaataaatgttgtctGTTTCAGGTGTTCAGGTAAATCCAATAACATTGTGGCCTTGTTTATGGTTACTGTGCTGCTGAAAGATGCAGTCCTATGCCAGTTTTTGGTGTAAAGCAGATCTTTGAAGAgtctcattttattttgtcatgaaAAACTGTCGTTGTCAGTATCGATCTGACCCATACTTTGAGTACACCACCACAGTACTTAAAGTCGGGAGTAACTCATCTAGCTTGTTATTTGTTCTAAATTTAAGGCTTTGCATTtaggctgtatttttttaattttctggTTGTATGTATTAGaatattaatattacatttattagtCATAATTACTCTCAGTTTACTCGGATTACAGAATTTCAAACTTTGTAACTGTCCTGAAATCACAAATGGCTGATGATGGCATCTTTGAGCTGTTTCCTTCATTTTCTGCAGCTGCGGTACTTCTCATTTTAGGTTAACAGTGTTCCGTTTCCTTTTTTAGGCACAAGATCAAGCCTTATTGGAACCAGCCTTatatattttgatgaacatacagTAGTCTAATGTGTGATTCGGCAGTTTCTGCACTTATTTTAGCCCACTGGCTGTAACTGTCAACCTTCACCACTAGGGGGACAGCTGCCACATGTGGACCAGTTTGAAGTAACTATTGACCTGCCATACTAGCCTCATTATACAGTGCTGGAACattttaagagaccactctaccttattctttcctttccaaaaagttgaaaaggaaagttgtgagtgaggaacagaagtgttcaaattgcagtggtctcttaattttaacccttctgttcctcactcaaaaccttcattgTCTACTTTTTTTACTGTAGATAGTACCATAATTGAGTGGATCGCCCTTAATTGTGAGAATCGATCTACTATGCTGCTTTTATTTTCTGCAGCTAGTGCATCTTCTACTGAGTCTACCTTTAAAGCAAAAAAGACAGATGCTTATTCCTCCTCAAACCTTCCTGACATCTGAAGAACAAGAGATTAAGAAGTTGAGAACGGACCCCACGCGTTACCTGCAAATATACATTTGACAGAACTGGATCACGGCAATGCTGGTGGAATTTTCCGCTGCTCTCACGTTACATGGTACATGCTGTACTTCAGTCAGCCACTGCTTCCAATGAAGTCATTTGTGGTGATGTCATCATGAGGCTTGTCAGGCAAACACCTCACGAAGAGCTTTGTGGACTGAAGGCTAACATGAAATACACACGCAGAGGATGAGGTGAGTCAAGGGAGGAGGTGATTGAGCCAGAGACGTTggttagagagggagagcgagagaaaagAGTTTGAGGGGATTAGGTCAGCGGGACCCTGTGACCTTTTGCTGGTGACCTGACCCAGGGAAGTGAGGGGCAGACGGTGGTGGGAAACTGGGTCAACGTATGATCTCCCAATGGCTGGTCACTTTTAGCGCcgctgacagagagggagatagatgGATAGCAGCAGTAATGTATATGGAGCCTCATCTGTCTCTATCCATCCCCCCCATCTGCCCCTGAATATCATTCAACGGATCGATTGACAACAGAATTTAAacagctcgtcagcccacatgAATCAAACAACCTGTTAATTGGCCTCAGATGAGCTCATGCTGCATGGCCGTAATGAGGTCCGCCCCCAGAAGAGGGCGCAGTCAGACCCCTCTGTCCGGCTGATCCCTCACACCGTTATAATCAGGTAGTGTGTGAAGATGGCAAAACAATAGATACAGAGTCCAAACTAGACATGGAGAAGTTGCGTtcagcacttatgctgtacacaactggaataaactaccagaagatcttagatgtgccccaaacgtattcatttttaaatccaggttaaaaaaacGTCTCTTctcatgtgcctatgactgagcacttagacttaaccacactgtttagccttatagttTCCCACTTTAAAtcgttagccttatagcttcccactttaaatcgttagccttatagcttcccactttaaatcgttagccttatagcttcccactttaaatctttatgttttcttattgtattttcttattattatgatgtattcatttgctttaaagttttcatttgattatttgtttttatgttattgttttcatatattatcctttgtaaagcacattgaattgcttcgatgtatgaattgtgctatatgaaTACACTTGCTTGCTATTTATAAATGTTCTCAGTAACAACAAAAGGTGGAGTAAGTGAAGTGGTCTTTATTCTTTCTGAAGTCACTGTACATAATATGTTGCTCTGTCGGACCTCATATGGTGCATGTTATTACCTTGCAGTACAGCTTCATTGTTGGCAGGTTGTTGCGAGGATATTGGTAATGGCATACAGGAGGTGACATGTCTCAGTCTTTGACTATCCCACACTTTCTGTGGCCTTGTTGCAGCAAGTCAATAATTGCAAGTTGAACATCAGATTGTGTGTGGAGGAAATTTGATTGGGTAGAAAATATAggtatgtacagtaccagtcaaaagtttgaacATGCCtattcattcaagggtatttatttatattaaatattttttcatcaaacgctatgatgaaactggctctcataaGATCCACCACAGGAACAACATTTCCAGAATTTGCAATTGACTGCACTTCACATTGCAGTCCCAAATCTGTCCTTTGCTCTGATGAGATTTTTTGTTCCAAGAGTTGTGTCTTTGTGATACAAAGAGTGGATGAACGGAccatctctgcatgtgtggttctCACCGTGAAGTTTGAAGGAGGAAGTATGGTGGTTTGGGGGGGTACTTTGCAGATGAAACtgtttgtgatttatttaaaatgcaatgcATTCTCAACCAGCCTGGTTTCCATAGCATTCTGCTGGGAtatgccatcccatctggtttgtgcttTGTCTggctttcatttatttttcaactggACAACCACCCAAAACACATCTCCTGGCTGTGTATgagctatttgaccaagaagaaGAATGACGGCCTCCATTAACACCAGTCTCAAAcgaattgagatggtttgggatcagctggaccgcagagttaAGGAAAGCAGTcgacaagtgctcagcatacatgggaactccttcaagactttTGGAAAAGTATTCCTGTTGTCTATCTCATGAATGttgttgagagaatgccaagagcgTGCAAAGCTATCATCAAgtcaaagggtggctacttggaagaatctacaatatgaaatgcattttgatctgtttaacactttttggttaCTGCATGattatgtatatgtatttcatagtttttataTCTTTGCTATTATTCtttaatgtggaaaatagtacaaataaagaaatacctattgactggtaatgtatatacactgctcaaaacaattaagggaacacgtaatcatcacagtataaaactaaatcaattaaacttcagggaaatcaatctgtccagttaggacgcataagcgattgtgaaacAATGTCACCGTTTTTGgtgtaaatgaaagtgacaacaggtgcactggagaggcaacagtaagacaaccccaaaaaagggaatgcaggtggtggccacagacaattgctctcttctTATCGTTCCTGAATTATTCTTCTCTAGtttgcattttgtttgtgtccttgtCACAACTGACAGGCGGTACCTAAGGCAGTACCTGCACCCCATTCAGGTGGCACAGGTAGTCcaactcctccaggatggcacaatCATACATGCCGACGTAAGaagatttgctgtgtctcccagttcaGTCTCAAGTGCattgaggagataccaggagatgggctgttacacaaggagagctggacaagaCCGCAGAAGGGcattaacccagcagcaggTCCGGTatttgctcctttgtgcgaggagtaACAGGAGGAggactgccagagccctacaaaatgacctccaacgGGCTActagtgtgcatgtttctgaccaaactgtcagaaacatactccatgagggtggcataagGGCTCAACATCCTTttgtgggacctgtgctcacagcccagcacaggGCAGCTTGATTgacattcaccagagaacaccagaattggcaggtctgtcaTTGGAGcaccgttctcttcacagatgagagcaggttcacacagcACAtttgacagatgtgaaagagtctggagaggctgtggtgaacgttatgctgcctgcaacatcatccatcattactggtttggtggtgggtcagtgatggtctggggaggcatatccttggagggttgcacagacctccacatgctagccaacggtaccctgtctgctgttaggtaccgggaagAAATCCTCAGATCCATCGTCAGATCTTatactggtgcagtgggccctgggtttttcctggtgcaggacaatgcctggcctcaacAATtgggatttcaattgtttactttgattttcggagtgagtttgaatccagccctcaatcagctggtgattttggtttccactgactgttgttacatcattttgttatcaacaaattacacaatgtactgtaaagattttgatttttattatattttgtttatagagatccgatgtgtgatttaactgttcccttcattttttagAGCAGTGTATTAACATGTTGCTCTAGCTACTAGGCAATTAATGTCATTCAGTGCAGACAACCAAGAAACAGCTGTATGGAAAACAAATTCTCTACAAAGTCACTGAAGTTAGCTTTGCAGTATTTCAGACATATTGTTTGGAATCATGGCAATATTTGTTACCATTTCAGTGGTGCATGAGATCACATTTTAGCTAGTCAGATAGATTGAGGATCGAGAAAACAACTtaaatttctttgttttttataattattcttACATGCATTTCCATAAATCCTTCACAGTAGAATGTTGTAATCTAGTAAGTTTCCCTTATGGTGTGAACACAGGAAATGGCTGGCGTCATGTGGGTTTCATAAATAGGAAGTATTGGGGCTACTACTGGGGCCTTGGGTGACGTAGTGACCTAAGCCATTGCCTCAATACTGAATGGGTTGGGATTTTGTTTACTGCGGTTTCAGCACTCTTTTTTTAGCAATAAAAGCATAAAACGCCACAAAGATATTGCTAatatttaaagatgcagtctgcaatctttggccactggttgtaatgTGGGGCTGTCGAAGCTTAAACAGTCCCTGAGAATTGGACACAATGTCATGTATGTGCCCATTTGTGACCCATGTGATCAAAATCATTCACTCTCAAACTTGGAATTGCATGGGTGAATGATTCTACTTCATGcccatttaaacaacatattacacatgggagtttacagaaatattttccTAACTGCATATTTCCCAGACTTTATATTTAAGTTAATTAACTTGCTAAACATTGTCAACAGCCAGACAGTGCATTATTCATATTGGTATGGTTGCAGTTTTCTAAAACGGATTGTTATCTATTAATTGAAAGGGTAAAAGGGTAAAAGGTCTGTGTTGACACGTTGCAattcataccataccatcttcttccgcttatccggggccgggtcgcgggggcagcagtctaagcagggatgcccagacttccctctccccagacacttcctccagcacttccggggggacaccgaggcgttcccaggccagccgggagacatagtccctccagcgtgtcctaggtcttccccggggtctcctccaggTGGGACGGGCCttgaacaccttcccgggaaggcattcaggaggcatctgaaacagatgcccaagccacctcagctgacccctctcgatgtggaggagcagcggctctactctgagctcctcccgggtgaccaagcttctcaccctatctctaagggatcgcccagccaccctgcggagaaagctcatttcgtccgcctgtatccgggatcttgtcctttcggtcatgacccaaagctcatgaccataggtgagagtaggaatgtagattgaccggtaaatcgagagcttcgccttgcggctcagctctttcttcaccacgacagac
Encoded here:
- the necap1 gene encoding adaptin ear-binding coat-associated protein 1 isoform X1, coding for MATEGEYESILCVKPDVNVYRIPPRATNRGYRAADWKLDVPDWSGRMRITAKGKVAYIKLEDKVSGELFAQAPVTEYPGIAVETVSDSSRYFVLRIQDDNGRSAFIGVGFGDRGDSFDFNVSLQDHFKWVKQENEISKNPQGAASGPKLDLGFKEGQTITLNIGQGKKRDKPRPQGVGGFGLLPPPPKGKIAPPPSSGFSNHNTVPQTGSSETGCLLELDSSNSNTMVQSSNPSTDLWGDFSTSASSLPPTTRQEKTPNWGQF
- the necap1 gene encoding adaptin ear-binding coat-associated protein 1 isoform X2, with the protein product MRITAKGKVAYIKLEDKVSGELFAQAPVTEYPGIAVETVSDSSRYFVLRIQDDNGRSAFIGVGFGDRGDSFDFNVSLQDHFKWVKQENEISKNPQGAASGPKLDLGFKEGQTITLNIGQGKKRDKPRPQGVGGFGLLPPPPKGKIAPPPSSGFSNHNTVPQTGSSETGCLLELDSSNSNTMVQSSNPSTDLWGDFSTSASSLPPTTRQEKTPNWGQF